One Gordonia zhaorongruii DNA segment encodes these proteins:
- the dapB gene encoding 4-hydroxy-tetrahydrodipicolinate reductase, whose product MGDAIRTGVLGSNGKVGTAIVEGLEGADGIEFSTGVDKGDALQGFVDSGTDVVVDFTHPDVVMDNLKFLIDNGIHAVVGTTGFTGERLETVRGWLADSPSTGVLIAPNFAIGAVLSMHFAQQAARFFDSVEVVELHHPHKADAPSGTAGRTASLIAAARKEAGLGESPDATSTGLDGARGADVDGVRVHSVRLAGLVAHQEVLFGTQGETLTIRHDSIDRNSFVPGVLLGVKEIGSRPGLTVGLETLMDL is encoded by the coding sequence ATGGGTGACGCCATCCGCACGGGTGTGCTTGGCAGCAACGGCAAGGTCGGCACGGCGATCGTCGAGGGCCTCGAGGGCGCGGACGGCATCGAGTTCAGCACCGGCGTCGACAAGGGCGACGCCCTGCAGGGGTTCGTCGATTCCGGTACCGACGTCGTCGTCGACTTCACTCATCCAGATGTCGTCATGGACAACCTGAAGTTCTTGATCGACAACGGGATCCATGCGGTCGTCGGAACCACCGGGTTCACCGGGGAACGTCTCGAGACGGTCCGGGGGTGGCTCGCCGACAGCCCGTCGACCGGTGTTCTCATCGCCCCCAACTTCGCCATCGGTGCGGTTCTGTCGATGCATTTCGCCCAGCAGGCGGCGCGCTTCTTCGATTCCGTCGAGGTCGTCGAGCTGCATCACCCGCATAAGGCGGACGCCCCGTCCGGAACTGCCGGGCGGACGGCTTCGCTCATCGCCGCCGCACGGAAGGAAGCGGGCCTCGGTGAGTCCCCCGACGCGACGTCGACGGGCCTCGACGGCGCGCGTGGTGCGGACGTCGACGGTGTGCGCGTGCACTCGGTCCGGCTGGCAGGCCTGGTGGCCCATCAGGAGGTGCTGTTCGGCACACAGGGCGAGACGCTCACCATCCGTCACGACTCCATCGACCGGAACTCGTTCGTCCCGGGCGTTCTGCTCGGCGTGAAGGAGATCGGCTCACGGCCCGGCCTCACCGTCGGCCTCGAGACCCTGATGGATCTGTGA
- a CDS encoding dihydrofolate reductase — translation MTVSLVWAQDRAGAIGKGNTIPWRVPEDMAHFKEVTGGGAVIMGRKTWESLPAKVRPLPGRRNVVITRNPVFEAPGAEVTDDVASALDLVGGTASIMGGGEIYAAAMSLATRLRITEIDVRVDGADAFAPDVDPGLWEPTAEGEWLYSSTGTLYRFLDYRRR, via the coding sequence ATGACAGTTTCACTGGTGTGGGCTCAGGACCGGGCCGGGGCGATCGGCAAGGGCAACACGATTCCGTGGCGCGTTCCCGAGGACATGGCCCACTTCAAGGAGGTCACGGGCGGTGGTGCGGTCATCATGGGCCGCAAGACCTGGGAGTCGCTGCCCGCGAAAGTCCGTCCGCTGCCAGGCCGGCGCAACGTGGTGATCACGCGTAATCCGGTGTTCGAGGCTCCCGGCGCCGAGGTGACCGACGACGTCGCTTCGGCGCTCGACCTGGTCGGAGGCACGGCGTCGATCATGGGCGGCGGCGAGATCTATGCGGCGGCGATGAGCCTCGCAACGCGTCTGCGCATCACCGAGATCGACGTGCGAGTCGACGGGGCCGACGCCTTCGCACCCGATGTGGACCCGGGTCTGTGGGAGCCGACCGCGGAGGGGGAGTGGCTCTACTCCTCGACCGGCACCCTGTACCGCTTCCTCGACTACCGGCGCCGCTGA
- a CDS encoding thymidylate synthase: MSTPIPTPYEDLLKLVMESGTPKGDRTGTGTRSVFGHQMRFDLSQGFPLITTKKVHLKSIVYELLWFLRGDSNARWLQERGVKIWNEWAGDDGELGPIYGVQWRSWPTPSGDHVDQIAVALETLKADPDSRRNIVSAWNVGEIPQMALPPCHAFFQFYVADGKLSCQLYQRSADLFLGVPFNIASYALLTHMMAQQAGLEVGEFVWTGGDCHIYDNHVEQVTEQLSREPFAYPRLELREAPSIFEYEFDDVQVVGYQSHPAIKAPVAV, translated from the coding sequence GTGAGCACGCCGATCCCCACCCCGTACGAGGACCTGCTGAAGCTGGTCATGGAGTCCGGTACGCCCAAGGGCGACCGAACCGGAACCGGGACACGCAGCGTGTTCGGGCATCAGATGCGATTCGACCTGTCGCAGGGATTCCCGCTCATCACCACCAAGAAGGTGCACCTCAAGTCGATCGTCTACGAACTGCTGTGGTTCCTGCGCGGCGACTCCAACGCCCGGTGGCTGCAGGAGCGCGGCGTGAAGATCTGGAACGAATGGGCCGGCGACGACGGCGAACTCGGGCCGATCTACGGCGTGCAGTGGCGGAGCTGGCCGACCCCGTCCGGCGATCACGTCGATCAGATCGCGGTGGCTCTGGAGACCCTCAAGGCCGACCCGGACTCGCGCCGCAACATCGTGTCCGCCTGGAACGTCGGAGAGATCCCGCAGATGGCCCTCCCGCCGTGCCACGCGTTCTTCCAGTTCTACGTCGCCGACGGCAAGTTGTCGTGCCAGCTGTACCAGCGCAGTGCCGATCTGTTCCTCGGGGTGCCGTTCAACATCGCGTCGTACGCGCTGCTGACGCACATGATGGCGCAGCAGGCCGGACTCGAGGTCGGCGAGTTCGTCTGGACCGGCGGCGATTGCCATATCTACGACAACCACGTCGAGCAGGTGACCGAGCAGCTCTCCCGGGAACCGTTCGCGTACCCGCGTCTGGAACTGCGCGAGGCTCCGTCGATCTTCGAGTACGAGTTCGACGATGTGCAGGTGGTCGGATACCAGTCGCACCCGGCGATCAAAGCACCAGTCGCGGTCTGA
- a CDS encoding nitroreductase/quinone reductase family protein has translation MSAFQRVAKAVNTLVTPMLSAPVVGPFLGRSMTEITYTGRRSGRQIMLPVAYRMRGDDEVVIGVAMPDRKSWWRNFEGDPQPVSIVLDGATRTGTGLAEVSEKGTAVIISLNVQTR, from the coding sequence ATGAGTGCCTTTCAGCGAGTGGCCAAGGCCGTCAACACCCTCGTGACGCCGATGCTGTCGGCGCCCGTCGTCGGACCGTTCCTCGGTCGATCGATGACCGAGATCACCTACACAGGTAGGAGGTCCGGCAGGCAGATCATGCTTCCGGTCGCCTACCGGATGCGTGGCGACGACGAAGTGGTGATCGGGGTCGCGATGCCCGATCGCAAATCGTGGTGGCGCAACTTCGAGGGTGATCCGCAACCGGTCTCGATCGTGCTCGACGGTGCGACTCGCACCGGGACCGGCCTGGCCGAGGTGTCCGAGAAGGGGACCGCGGTGATCATCAGCCTGAATGTGCAGACGAGGTGA
- a CDS encoding neutral/alkaline non-lysosomal ceramidase N-terminal domain-containing protein, translating into MPAISRRTLLQATAAGAATTGAGAALGSVGIRQAGRANAASGYLVGAGKGDMTGAIAGQGMMGYSDAEQVAEGLLQRTWARAFIIADAATGERVLFITADIACVFTSHHNTLLAELAERYGDTYDVHNVNVNATHNHNSCGGTSWDYAYVLAAMGHRRNSLTAEIAGLLDAVKQAHDSLAPGTVELGHTELHDASANRSLAAFTNNPAADRHHFPEHIDPQVTAIRLRRNGTTIGEITWFATHGTSLTDANFLIGPDNKGYASYLGEQRSPGVVSAHAQTNAGDMTPNLWLRKMHPGGPTSDNRANRVLIGRRQDDAGRRALAGARPMTGSGVRTATRYLNLGDMRIAGDYTPNGKSTRTAPAMMGVAAAATSMEDNTRSQLAILKEGMRNELAMAVGAGDTPTPEAWMVAVQAPKADLFPLGLLPPRSWIEERLPIQLIRIGELVLAAMPSETTIVAGLRIRRLVADALSVPLENVLLQGYSNGYSQYTVTPEEYLAQQYEGGETLFGRWTLCAYMQEFHSMARSMARGKRARAGRRPADRADLQPDLLGPRPADTPMAGKRFGQVVSSVPTATRPGSTVRVSFCGAHPANRVRRGHGTHGYFAVERFTGAGWEVVYDDDHESTEMRWVRPGGSSSASKVTVTWRVARDAAGDYRIRYFGDVRSPSGTLREISGKTGRIKVG; encoded by the coding sequence ATGCCTGCAATCTCACGCCGAACGCTCCTTCAGGCGACAGCCGCCGGCGCGGCCACGACGGGAGCGGGTGCCGCTCTGGGATCGGTCGGCATCCGGCAGGCCGGACGGGCGAACGCGGCGTCGGGATACCTGGTCGGCGCGGGCAAGGGCGATATGACCGGCGCGATCGCCGGCCAGGGGATGATGGGCTACTCCGATGCCGAGCAGGTAGCCGAAGGACTCCTCCAGCGCACCTGGGCACGCGCCTTCATCATCGCCGACGCAGCCACGGGCGAGCGCGTCCTGTTCATCACCGCCGACATCGCGTGCGTCTTCACCTCGCACCACAACACGCTGCTCGCCGAACTCGCCGAGCGTTACGGCGACACCTACGACGTTCACAACGTCAATGTGAACGCCACGCACAACCACAACTCGTGCGGTGGCACCTCATGGGATTACGCCTACGTGCTGGCCGCCATGGGCCACCGCCGAAACTCACTGACCGCGGAGATCGCCGGCCTTCTCGACGCGGTGAAGCAGGCGCACGACTCCCTGGCACCCGGCACGGTGGAGCTCGGGCACACCGAACTGCACGACGCGAGCGCCAATCGATCGCTCGCCGCATTCACTAACAATCCGGCAGCCGACCGGCACCACTTCCCCGAGCACATCGACCCTCAGGTGACTGCGATCCGACTGCGCCGCAACGGAACCACCATCGGCGAGATCACCTGGTTCGCAACCCACGGCACGTCGTTGACCGACGCCAACTTCCTCATCGGACCGGACAACAAGGGGTACGCCTCGTATCTCGGGGAGCAGCGATCCCCGGGCGTGGTGAGTGCGCACGCTCAGACCAACGCGGGCGACATGACACCCAACCTGTGGCTGCGCAAGATGCACCCTGGCGGACCGACCTCCGACAACCGCGCCAACCGCGTTCTCATCGGCCGCCGTCAGGACGATGCCGGACGCCGGGCACTGGCCGGTGCCCGGCCGATGACCGGTTCCGGCGTGCGCACCGCGACTCGCTACCTGAACCTGGGCGACATGCGCATCGCCGGCGACTACACACCCAACGGCAAGTCCACCCGCACCGCCCCGGCGATGATGGGCGTCGCCGCTGCCGCGACCTCCATGGAGGACAACACCCGCAGTCAGCTGGCGATCCTGAAGGAGGGTATGCGCAACGAACTCGCGATGGCCGTCGGCGCCGGTGACACTCCTACGCCCGAGGCGTGGATGGTGGCCGTCCAGGCGCCGAAAGCCGACCTGTTCCCACTCGGTCTCCTGCCGCCCCGCTCGTGGATCGAGGAGCGACTGCCCATCCAGCTCATCCGCATCGGCGAACTGGTACTGGCCGCCATGCCGTCCGAGACCACGATCGTCGCCGGCCTGCGAATCCGGCGGCTGGTAGCCGACGCGCTGTCGGTTCCGCTGGAGAACGTGCTGCTGCAGGGCTACTCGAACGGCTACAGCCAGTACACGGTGACCCCCGAGGAGTATCTGGCGCAGCAGTACGAGGGCGGCGAGACCCTGTTCGGGCGCTGGACGCTGTGCGCGTACATGCAGGAGTTCCACTCGATGGCGCGGTCGATGGCCCGCGGCAAGCGCGCCCGCGCGGGACGCCGGCCCGCCGACCGCGCCGATCTGCAACCCGATCTCCTCGGCCCGCGGCCCGCAGACACCCCGATGGCGGGCAAGCGTTTCGGACAGGTCGTCTCCTCGGTGCCCACCGCCACCCGGCCGGGGTCCACGGTACGGGTCAGCTTCTGCGGCGCCCACCCCGCCAACCGGGTCCGCCGCGGACACGGAACGCACGGTTACTTCGCGGTGGAAAGATTCACCGGTGCCGGCTGGGAGGTGGTCTACGACGACGACCACGAGTCGACCGAGATGAGATGGGTCCGCCCGGGCGGCAGCTCGTCTGCGTCGAAGGTGACGGTCACCTGGCGCGTCGCTCGCGACGCCGCAGGCGACTACCGAATCCGCTACTTCGGTGACGTCAGATCACCGTCCGGCACGCTCCGCGAGATCAGCGGTAAGACGGGACGGATCAAGGTCGGCTGA
- a CDS encoding HAD-IIB family hydrolase, with the protein MVEGVIRDGKSYRLVMFDLDDTLAPSKTPMSDEMVTLFRELLGISGVCIISGGQYGQFRSQVLDRVGDFPHTANLHLMPTNGTRYIRWSGSAWETVYAEDLSDDQKSRAMSAVEAGARELGLWEEQTWGPILEDRGSQVTFSALGQSAPVEAKAAWDPDGRKKEALRAYAADRLPDLEVRSGGSTSVDITAKGIDKAYGARRLMEILGLSTDDILFFGDRLDEGGNDRPVADLGIDSVHVHGWENTYATLSAIVRG; encoded by the coding sequence ATGGTTGAAGGAGTTATCCGCGACGGCAAGTCGTACCGGCTGGTCATGTTCGATCTCGACGACACGCTCGCGCCGTCCAAGACGCCCATGAGCGATGAGATGGTGACGCTGTTCCGTGAGCTCCTCGGCATCAGCGGGGTGTGCATCATCTCCGGCGGCCAGTACGGCCAGTTTCGGTCGCAGGTCCTCGACCGCGTCGGCGACTTCCCGCACACGGCCAATCTCCACCTCATGCCGACCAACGGCACGCGCTACATCCGCTGGTCGGGTAGCGCGTGGGAGACGGTGTACGCCGAGGACCTGTCCGACGACCAGAAGTCTCGTGCGATGAGCGCCGTCGAAGCCGGTGCCCGCGAACTCGGCCTGTGGGAGGAGCAGACCTGGGGGCCGATCCTCGAGGACCGCGGCAGTCAGGTGACGTTCTCGGCCCTCGGTCAGTCGGCGCCGGTGGAGGCGAAGGCCGCGTGGGATCCCGACGGGCGGAAGAAGGAGGCGCTGCGCGCTTACGCCGCCGACCGGCTTCCCGATCTCGAGGTCCGCAGCGGCGGCTCCACCTCGGTCGACATCACCGCGAAGGGCATCGACAAGGCGTACGGCGCCCGACGCCTGATGGAGATCCTGGGGCTGTCCACCGACGACATCCTGTTCTTCGGCGACCGGCTCGACGAGGGCGGTAACGATCGCCCGGTGGCCGACCTCGGCATCGACTCGGTTCACGTCCACGGCTGGGAGAACACCTACGCCACGCTCTCCGCGATCGTGCGCGGGTAG
- the cobU gene encoding bifunctional adenosylcobinamide kinase/adenosylcobinamide-phosphate guanylyltransferase produces MTTEQSTEFVIGAARSGKSRYAAAQAAHLDDVTVIATALAGDDEMAERIARHRAARPVDWQTVEEPHDLVGALRRQAAPERFVIVDCLTMWLANLHGSGPDTATVSAELVRALPGLPGRILLVSNEIGAGLVQTDAASRRFVDDLGRLNQSVAAACERVTLMTAGIPLMLKDASTGERGSTS; encoded by the coding sequence GTGACGACCGAGCAATCGACCGAGTTCGTGATCGGGGCGGCACGCTCCGGAAAGAGCCGTTACGCAGCGGCTCAGGCAGCGCATCTGGACGATGTCACGGTGATCGCCACCGCACTCGCAGGCGACGATGAGATGGCCGAGCGCATCGCCCGCCACCGGGCCGCCCGGCCGGTGGACTGGCAGACCGTCGAGGAGCCGCACGATCTGGTCGGTGCTCTGCGGAGGCAGGCGGCCCCCGAACGGTTCGTGATCGTCGACTGCCTGACGATGTGGCTCGCCAACCTGCACGGCTCGGGGCCCGATACCGCGACCGTGAGTGCCGAACTGGTCCGGGCGCTGCCGGGGCTGCCGGGGCGGATCCTGCTGGTCTCCAACGAGATCGGGGCCGGACTGGTTCAAACGGACGCGGCGTCGCGCCGGTTCGTCGACGACCTCGGCCGTCTGAACCAGAGCGTCGCGGCGGCCTGCGAGCGGGTGACTCTGATGACCGCCGGTATTCCCTTGATGTTGAAGGACGCGTCGACCGGAGAGCGGGGCAGCACATCATGA
- a CDS encoding class I SAM-dependent methyltransferase, translated as MTWFDTGADAYAQFRPTYPPEVAGIIAGLAPDREVAVDIGCGSGQFTSLLASEFARVIGVDSSAAQLDGAKGAPNVAYVAGSAEEVRCGDGVASLVTVAQAAHWFDLPAFYSEARRIARQGAVLALLTYGPAQLEDSLAPCFEQFYRDGIRRYWPPERIHVDNGYADLYFPFDRIEVTVPSIGKDWTLDEFIGYLGTWSAARRARDAGESGLLDDLRSQLEPEWGAGKRRVEFALTVLAGRLDDR; from the coding sequence ATGACCTGGTTCGACACGGGTGCGGACGCGTACGCGCAGTTCCGGCCGACGTATCCGCCGGAGGTCGCCGGGATCATCGCCGGACTCGCTCCGGACCGCGAGGTCGCCGTCGACATCGGTTGCGGCAGCGGGCAGTTCACCTCCCTCCTGGCGTCCGAGTTCGCCCGCGTGATCGGTGTCGACTCGTCGGCAGCCCAGCTCGATGGCGCGAAAGGCGCGCCCAACGTCGCATACGTGGCCGGGTCGGCGGAGGAGGTGCGCTGCGGCGACGGGGTCGCATCGCTGGTCACAGTGGCACAGGCCGCTCACTGGTTCGACCTCCCGGCCTTTTACAGTGAGGCTCGGCGAATCGCCCGACAGGGCGCCGTACTGGCTCTGCTCACATATGGTCCCGCGCAGCTCGAGGACTCGCTCGCGCCGTGTTTCGAGCAGTTCTACCGAGACGGGATTCGGCGGTACTGGCCGCCCGAACGGATCCACGTCGACAACGGTTACGCGGACCTGTACTTCCCGTTCGACCGCATCGAGGTCACCGTCCCCAGCATCGGAAAGGACTGGACTCTGGACGAGTTCATCGGATATCTCGGCACCTGGTCAGCCGCGCGCCGAGCCCGTGACGCAGGAGAGAGCGGGCTGCTCGACGACCTCCGATCACAACTGGAGCCGGAGTGGGGTGCCGGGAAGCGGCGCGTCGAGTTCGCGCTGACCGTGCTGGCCGGACGGCTCGACGACCGATGA
- a CDS encoding DUF1648 domain-containing protein has translation MMTSRRLTKGHRPEPVHPTGTGTAALRWGSLCVVVIITVVLLVTFPTLPDQVPTHFNGGMQADEHGPRWSVLVLAAVFTTLAAGIAVLAGKPQWFNYPVRVTEENAQTLYRAGESMFGWLGAALALIYGGIALAVHEMPGAWPLSIGMLLMVGSIGLGLWRMVKGSRGAGDQIRRERDRR, from the coding sequence ATGATGACGAGCCGACGGCTGACGAAGGGGCACCGGCCGGAGCCGGTCCATCCGACCGGTACGGGTACGGCGGCGCTGCGCTGGGGGAGTCTCTGCGTCGTCGTGATCATCACCGTGGTCCTCTTGGTCACCTTTCCGACGCTGCCCGATCAGGTGCCGACTCATTTCAACGGCGGCATGCAGGCGGACGAGCACGGCCCGCGGTGGTCCGTGCTCGTGCTGGCCGCAGTGTTCACGACGCTGGCCGCCGGGATAGCGGTCCTCGCCGGGAAGCCCCAGTGGTTCAACTACCCGGTTCGGGTGACCGAGGAGAACGCGCAGACCCTCTACCGTGCAGGCGAGTCGATGTTCGGGTGGCTGGGTGCAGCGCTCGCACTCATCTACGGGGGCATCGCACTTGCCGTGCACGAGATGCCCGGGGCGTGGCCGCTGAGTATCGGGATGCTGCTGATGGTCGGGTCGATCGGTCTCGGGTTATGGCGGATGGTCAAGGGGTCGCGCGGTGCGGGCGACCAGATTCGGCGAGAGCGAGATCGACGATGA
- a CDS encoding winged helix-turn-helix domain-containing protein, whose translation MTALSGEQARRVALAAQGFADPPARGEPTRTHLRRVVGRTGLLQMDSVNILARAHYLPVFSRIGQYDDGIVDRAAWQHTARSPRLLAEYWAHEAALIPVEDWPLFGWRMRQYRGGRYRQTREVLQRNAALAADVRDVIVERGATTPSAIEAALGVERATGVTGSWWNRSAVKHVCEALFASGDLSSIRDAHFARHYDLADRVIGADRVGIEVPERDAHRALVSRAARSHGIATVADLADYHRIRIADVRAVLGDLLDAGEITEATVDGWRDQAYLHRDARIPRSVSRSTLLSPFDPLVFYRPRAERLFRFRYRIEIYVPEHKRVHGYYVLPYLMGESLTARVDLKADRGARVLRVLAAHVEEGCDPGAVAESLAADLRRTAHWRGLDDVDVRPRGDLASELAWALRA comes from the coding sequence ATGACAGCGCTGTCGGGTGAGCAAGCGAGGCGAGTCGCTCTGGCGGCGCAGGGGTTCGCCGATCCACCGGCGCGCGGTGAGCCGACGCGGACCCACCTGCGGCGAGTCGTCGGACGCACCGGGCTGCTGCAGATGGACTCGGTGAACATTCTCGCTCGGGCCCACTATCTGCCGGTCTTCTCCCGCATCGGACAGTACGACGACGGCATCGTCGACCGCGCCGCCTGGCAGCACACCGCGCGATCCCCGCGACTGCTCGCCGAGTACTGGGCGCATGAGGCGGCCCTGATCCCGGTCGAGGACTGGCCGCTGTTCGGCTGGCGAATGCGGCAGTACCGCGGCGGACGGTACCGGCAGACGCGAGAAGTGCTGCAGCGCAACGCGGCCCTCGCGGCCGATGTCCGTGATGTGATCGTCGAACGTGGAGCGACGACGCCGAGTGCGATCGAGGCCGCGTTGGGCGTCGAACGTGCGACAGGTGTCACGGGCAGTTGGTGGAACCGTTCGGCGGTGAAGCACGTGTGCGAGGCGCTGTTCGCCTCCGGCGATCTGTCGTCGATCCGTGACGCGCACTTCGCCCGGCACTACGATCTCGCCGACCGCGTCATCGGGGCCGATCGAGTGGGCATCGAGGTGCCAGAGCGCGACGCGCATCGGGCACTCGTGTCCCGCGCGGCGCGGTCGCACGGGATCGCCACCGTCGCCGATCTCGCCGATTACCACCGGATCCGGATTGCCGACGTACGGGCGGTCCTCGGCGACCTGCTCGATGCAGGCGAGATCACCGAGGCGACCGTCGACGGGTGGCGAGATCAGGCTTATCTGCACCGCGACGCACGCATACCCCGGTCGGTGAGTCGATCGACGCTGCTGTCACCGTTCGACCCACTGGTGTTCTATCGGCCCCGGGCGGAGCGGCTGTTCCGATTCCGCTACCGCATCGAGATCTACGTGCCCGAGCACAAGCGTGTGCACGGCTACTACGTGCTCCCGTACCTGATGGGCGAATCTCTCACGGCCCGGGTCGACCTCAAGGCGGATCGCGGGGCACGCGTGCTCCGGGTGCTCGCGGCTCATGTGGAGGAGGGATGCGATCCGGGGGCGGTGGCGGAGTCGCTGGCGGCGGACCTGCGACGGACCGCCCACTGGCGCGGGCTCGACGATGTGGACGTCCGGCCCCGCGGCGATCTCGCGTCCGAGCTCGCGTGGGCGTTACGGGCATAG
- a CDS encoding flavodoxin family protein: MSTLLVVHHTPSPHCQEMLEAVLRGATDPEIEGVDVIRRPALSVSAAEMLDADGYLLGTPANLGYMSGALKHAFDTSYYTILDATKGRPYGLFMHGNLGTEGAEKSVHSITGGLGWERAAADVVVSGKPAKADLEACWELGATVAAQLMA; the protein is encoded by the coding sequence ATGTCAACGCTGCTGGTCGTCCACCACACGCCGTCACCGCACTGTCAGGAGATGCTCGAAGCGGTGCTCAGGGGTGCGACGGACCCCGAGATCGAGGGCGTCGACGTGATCCGCAGGCCGGCGCTGTCGGTATCCGCCGCCGAGATGCTCGATGCCGACGGGTATCTGCTCGGAACTCCCGCGAACCTCGGCTACATGAGCGGTGCGCTCAAGCATGCGTTCGATACCAGTTACTACACGATCCTCGACGCCACGAAGGGACGGCCGTACGGGCTCTTCATGCACGGCAACCTCGGCACCGAGGGGGCGGAGAAGAGCGTCCACTCCATCACTGGCGGGCTCGGGTGGGAACGAGCCGCCGCCGATGTCGTCGTCTCCGGGAAGCCCGCGAAGGCCGACCTCGAAGCGTGCTGGGAATTGGGAGCGACCGTCGCTGCGCAGTTGATGGCCTGA
- a CDS encoding hydroxymethylglutaryl-CoA lyase — MTVRLRDVTLRDGLQLTGKTLDVQMRVDLARTLLAAGVPELEIGSMARPDLVPPMAGSLDVVAALTPEELDQCWIWVATPRHVEKAIAAGARNVQYCFSASDAHNQANIGRPTEDSVAAMPRAIDLVREAGGRIQLCIATSFTCPFDGQIDPDRVRGIVGDPRTAGADDVVLADTLGQAHPAAVRGLFESAPARDRRLVFHGHDTWGMGVANSLAAVEGGAEVIDGALAGLGGCPFAPGASGNTATEDLLFATRPDYLTPRVLADLITAGESLLAELGESSRSKTAQGARSKAAAFDWVMPSR, encoded by the coding sequence GTGACCGTGCGACTGCGGGACGTCACGCTGCGCGACGGGCTGCAACTCACCGGTAAGACACTCGACGTGCAGATGCGCGTGGACCTCGCGCGTACGCTGCTCGCCGCCGGGGTGCCCGAACTGGAGATCGGATCCATGGCGCGCCCCGACCTGGTTCCCCCGATGGCCGGCTCGCTGGACGTGGTCGCCGCCCTGACGCCGGAAGAACTCGACCAGTGCTGGATCTGGGTTGCGACTCCGCGGCACGTCGAGAAAGCCATCGCTGCGGGCGCCCGGAACGTCCAGTACTGCTTCTCCGCGTCGGATGCCCACAATCAGGCGAACATCGGCAGGCCGACCGAGGACAGCGTGGCGGCGATGCCGCGCGCGATCGACCTGGTCCGCGAGGCGGGCGGTCGCATCCAGCTGTGCATCGCAACGAGTTTCACCTGCCCGTTCGACGGTCAGATCGACCCGGACCGGGTCCGCGGCATCGTCGGCGATCCACGGACGGCCGGCGCCGACGACGTGGTGCTCGCCGACACGCTCGGACAGGCGCATCCGGCAGCCGTGCGCGGCTTGTTCGAGTCGGCGCCCGCACGCGACCGACGGCTGGTCTTCCACGGGCACGACACCTGGGGGATGGGTGTGGCCAATTCGCTGGCGGCCGTCGAGGGCGGTGCCGAGGTGATCGACGGTGCTCTGGCCGGCCTCGGCGGGTGCCCGTTCGCCCCCGGGGCGAGCGGAAACACGGCGACCGAGGACCTGCTGTTCGCGACGCGCCCCGATTACCTGACCCCGCGGGTACTCGCTGACCTGATCACGGCGGGTGAGAGCCTGCTCGCCGAACTGGGGGAGTCCTCGCGCTCCAAGACAGCGCAGGGGGCGCGGTCGAAGGCGGCGGCCTTCGACTGGGTGATGCCCTCACGGTGA